In Anomaloglossus baeobatrachus isolate aAnoBae1 chromosome 3, aAnoBae1.hap1, whole genome shotgun sequence, one genomic interval encodes:
- the LOC142297053 gene encoding uncharacterized protein LOC142297053 yields MQNAADTMEKGEMDVRGDERSRDLSTDDGTRSSTQNAKGSESHKGEKPYSCAECEKCFAQKSHLITHERIHTGVKPYSCSECEKCFADKSHLITHERIHTGVKPYSCSECGKCFAQKSVLVNHARIHTGVKPYSCFECEKCFARKSHLIIHARIHTGGKPYSCSECEKCFADKSHLIIHESTHTGVKPYSCSECEKCFADKSHLIIHERIHTGNPYSCSQCEKCFARKSHLITHERIHTGEKPYSCSECEKCFVRKSHLIIHERIHTGGKPYSCSECGKCFADKSNLITHERIHTGGKPYSCSECGKCFARKSGLVKHLRIHTGEKPYSCSECRECFAQKSHLITHERIHTGVKP; encoded by the coding sequence ATGATGGTACCAGGAGTTCAACACAGAATGCTAAGGGAAGTGAAAGTCacaaaggagagaagccatattcttgtgcagaatgtgagaaatgttttgctcagaaatcgcatctcattacacatgagagaattcacacaggagtgaagccatattcatgttcagaatgtgagaaatgttttgctgacaaatcacatctcattacacatgagagaattcacacaggcgtgaagccatattcatgttcagaatgtgggaaatgttttgctcagaaatcagttcttgttaatcatgcgagaattcacacaggagtgaagccatattcatgtttcgaatgtgagaaatgttttgctcggaaatcacatctcattatacatgcgagaattcacacaggagggaagccatattcatgttcagaatgtgagaaatgttttgctgacaAATCACATCTTATTATACATGAGAGcactcacacaggagtgaagccatattcatgttcagaatgtgagaaatgttttgctgacaaatcacatcttattatacatgagagaattcacacagggaacccatattcatgttcacaatgtgagaaatgttttgctcggaaatcacatctcattacacatgagagaattcacacaggagagaagccatattcatgttcagaatgtgagaaatgttttgttcggaaatcacatctcattattcatgagagaattcacacaggcgggaagccatattcatgttcagaatgtgggaaatgttttgctgacaaatcaaatctcattacacatgagagaattcacacaggagggaagccatattcatgttcagaatgtgggaaatgttttgctcggaaatcgGGTCTTGTTAAACAtttaagaattcacacaggagagaagccgtattcatgttcagaatgtagggaatgttttgctcagaaatcacatctcattacacatgagagaattcacacaggagtgaagccatag